The following proteins are co-located in the Haloarcula rubripromontorii genome:
- the rpiA gene encoding ribose-5-phosphate isomerase RpiA → MKQGGSDAAKRAAGESAAEAVEDGMVVGLGTGSTAAHAIRAIGRAVDAGLDVAGVPTSFQSRQLARDCGIPLADLDDVSVDLAIDGADEVAGGNLIKGGGAAHAREKIVDASADRFLVVADPTKEADVLSHPVPVEVLPMARSTVATAVADLGGDPSLRRAERKDGPVVTDNGNLVLDCDFGAVDDPAALAGDLAALPGVVEHGLFVDMADEIHVGTTDGVTVRPLSE, encoded by the coding sequence ATGAAACAGGGCGGCTCCGACGCGGCGAAACGAGCAGCGGGCGAATCGGCGGCCGAAGCGGTCGAGGACGGCATGGTGGTCGGGCTGGGGACCGGGTCGACGGCGGCCCACGCCATCCGCGCCATCGGGCGGGCGGTCGACGCCGGACTCGACGTCGCGGGCGTCCCCACGTCGTTCCAGTCCCGCCAGCTGGCCCGGGACTGTGGCATCCCACTGGCGGACCTCGACGACGTATCGGTCGACCTCGCCATCGACGGGGCCGACGAGGTGGCCGGCGGCAACCTCATCAAAGGTGGCGGCGCAGCGCACGCCCGGGAGAAGATAGTTGATGCGAGCGCTGACCGCTTTCTCGTCGTCGCCGATCCGACGAAGGAGGCGGACGTGCTCTCACATCCCGTTCCCGTGGAAGTGCTTCCGATGGCTCGCTCGACGGTCGCCACGGCGGTTGCAGACCTGGGCGGTGACCCGTCGCTTCGACGTGCAGAACGTAAGGACGGCCCCGTCGTCACCGATAACGGGAACCTCGTGCTCGACTGTGACTTCGGAGCTGTCGACGACCCTGCCGCGCTCGCCGGCGACCTCGCCGCGCTCCCCGGTGTTGTCGAGCACGGACTGTTCGTCGATATGGCTGATGAGATTCACGTTGGCACCACTGACGGCGTCACCGTCCGACCGCTCTCGGAGTAG
- the glmM gene encoding phosphoglucosamine mutase, whose amino-acid sequence MTQFGTSGIRGPVGETVTAELALSVGRALGVDCERVVVGRDPRASGEYLQAALVAGLRESGVDAVDLGTAATPTIGRAVAWQDADAGVAVTASHNPPEDNGIKLWQPSGQAFDADLRATIERRLDENAFAPATWDESGDHESWDAGQRHVDALVAEVGEQDLDSHVVVDLGNGAGRVSVDALTELGCAVETLNGQPDGAFPGRPSEPKAEHCESLTTLVAESDADLGIAHDGDADRMRAVAADGTFLSGDVLLAVFARTAASPGERVAVPVDTSLAVEDHLSDIDVSVEYTPVGDVYVAEAASAEGVAFGGEPSGAWIWPERTLCPDGPLAACTAAALDSERPLGDRAVDVPEYPIRRDSVETDEKEAVMDRVRETVTETYDDVTTLDGVRVDLGDAWFLLRASGTQPLVRITAEARNPDRADAVFEEARTRLTDALV is encoded by the coding sequence ATGACACAGTTCGGAACGAGCGGCATTCGCGGCCCCGTCGGCGAGACGGTGACGGCCGAGTTGGCGCTGTCGGTGGGACGGGCGCTCGGCGTCGACTGCGAGCGGGTGGTCGTGGGCCGTGACCCGCGGGCGAGCGGCGAGTACCTGCAGGCGGCACTCGTGGCCGGCCTCCGAGAGAGCGGCGTCGACGCGGTCGACCTCGGCACCGCGGCGACGCCAACCATCGGCCGAGCGGTGGCCTGGCAGGACGCCGACGCCGGCGTCGCGGTGACAGCGAGTCACAACCCGCCGGAAGACAACGGAATCAAGCTCTGGCAACCCAGCGGCCAGGCGTTCGATGCAGACCTGCGAGCGACCATCGAACGGCGGCTAGACGAGAACGCGTTTGCGCCGGCAACGTGGGACGAGAGCGGCGACCACGAGTCGTGGGACGCCGGCCAGCGCCACGTCGACGCGCTGGTCGCCGAAGTCGGCGAGCAAGATCTCGACAGTCACGTCGTCGTCGACCTCGGTAACGGTGCGGGCCGGGTCAGCGTCGACGCTCTCACAGAGCTTGGCTGTGCCGTCGAGACGCTCAACGGCCAGCCGGACGGCGCGTTCCCCGGTCGCCCCTCGGAGCCGAAAGCCGAACACTGTGAGTCGCTGACGACGCTGGTGGCCGAGTCCGACGCAGATCTCGGTATCGCCCACGACGGTGACGCTGACCGGATGCGGGCGGTGGCGGCCGACGGGACCTTCCTTTCGGGCGACGTGTTGCTGGCCGTGTTCGCCCGTACCGCGGCGTCACCGGGCGAGCGGGTCGCCGTGCCGGTCGATACGAGTCTCGCCGTAGAGGACCACCTCAGCGATATCGACGTCTCCGTCGAGTACACCCCGGTCGGAGACGTGTACGTCGCCGAGGCTGCAAGTGCTGAGGGGGTCGCCTTCGGCGGCGAGCCAAGCGGTGCGTGGATCTGGCCTGAGCGAACGCTGTGTCCGGACGGTCCGCTGGCGGCCTGTACCGCCGCCGCACTGGACAGCGAACGCCCGCTGGGCGACCGCGCCGTCGACGTGCCGGAGTACCCCATCCGCCGGGACAGCGTCGAAACTGACGAGAAAGAAGCGGTGATGGACCGCGTTCGTGAGACAGTGACCGAGACCTACGACGACGTGACGACGCTCGACGGCGTCCGCGTCGACCTCGGCGACGCGTGGTTCCTCCTGCGGGCCAGCGGTACACAGCCGCTCGTTCGGATTACCGCCGAAGCCCGTAACCCGGACCGTGCTGATGCGGTGTTCGAGGAGGCACGCACACGCCTCACGGACGCGCTGGTATAG
- a CDS encoding DUF7563 family protein: MPECQNCGNFVTADYARVFTPNGVEKPRVCPQCEDKIRDGADVREARSTRRG; encoded by the coding sequence ATGCCGGAATGCCAGAACTGCGGTAATTTTGTAACGGCTGACTACGCGCGTGTGTTCACGCCGAACGGGGTCGAAAAGCCCAGGGTCTGTCCGCAGTGCGAAGACAAGATTCGCGACGGGGCAGACGTCCGTGAGGCCCGGTCCACACGTCGCGGATAG
- a CDS encoding DUF7090 family protein — translation MEYTLAIDNAPETVPGGTGILLLHPSTGETDRLDTDFLATDTDSMLVISTRTTAREVKQKLEYYEVDESKATILDTLSVERGYTRRRSEGVRYVSAPDDLSGIVSETETFLQDHDGKLRVTFDSLTELIYYADEAGALSAVEDILDLLDEYDAVGMFHLADEVHDEETVAAFRDLFDGVIELSEDGTITSSFED, via the coding sequence ATGGAGTATACGCTGGCTATCGACAACGCGCCGGAGACTGTTCCGGGTGGCACAGGGATACTGCTCCTGCACCCGAGTACCGGCGAGACGGACCGACTGGACACGGACTTCCTTGCGACCGACACGGACTCGATGCTCGTCATCTCGACCCGGACCACCGCCCGGGAGGTCAAGCAGAAACTGGAGTACTACGAGGTCGACGAGTCGAAGGCGACTATCCTCGATACGCTGTCGGTCGAACGGGGCTACACCCGCCGCCGCTCCGAGGGCGTTCGGTACGTCTCCGCGCCGGATGACCTGTCCGGCATCGTCTCGGAGACCGAGACGTTCCTGCAGGACCACGACGGGAAACTCCGCGTGACCTTCGACTCGCTGACGGAACTCATCTACTACGCCGACGAGGCGGGCGCGCTGTCAGCCGTTGAGGACATCCTCGACCTGCTAGACGAGTACGACGCTGTCGGGATGTTCCACCTCGCCGACGAGGTTCACGACGAGGAGACGGTCGCGGCGTTCCGGGACCTCTTCGACGGCGTCATCGAACTCTCCGAGGACGGCACCATCACGAGTTCCTTCGAGGACTAA
- a CDS encoding DUF2391 family protein has product MGRRRYRVADTAQQLVGGFLLAGPFVVTEEVWVLAENMSWYHAVLVVGIVFAIGYGALYKADADRDVDTEAEVAGIPVRFVSLMIVAFGSVAILAVAFTAPDTFLVNGGILPDPTPMAVTLTTLKAITVGAIFSVVGAATADSVF; this is encoded by the coding sequence ATGGGCCGACGCCGATACCGGGTCGCGGACACCGCCCAGCAACTCGTCGGCGGGTTCCTGCTCGCGGGACCGTTCGTCGTGACCGAGGAAGTGTGGGTGCTGGCCGAGAATATGTCCTGGTATCACGCGGTACTCGTCGTCGGTATCGTGTTCGCTATCGGTTACGGGGCGCTGTACAAGGCCGACGCCGACCGTGACGTGGACACTGAGGCGGAGGTGGCCGGCATCCCGGTCCGGTTCGTCTCGCTGATGATTGTGGCGTTTGGCTCCGTCGCAATTCTTGCGGTGGCGTTTACTGCGCCGGACACGTTCCTGGTCAACGGTGGGATTCTGCCGGACCCGACGCCGATGGCCGTCACCCTGACGACGCTGAAAGCCATCACCGTCGGTGCTATCTTCAGCGTCGTCGGGGCTGCGACGGCGGACAGCGTATTCTGA